Proteins encoded in a region of the Rutidosis leptorrhynchoides isolate AG116_Rl617_1_P2 chromosome 9, CSIRO_AGI_Rlap_v1, whole genome shotgun sequence genome:
- the LOC139866380 gene encoding uncharacterized protein, producing the protein MAIRRRLPLLFVALLCFVTHITASDGDSDPIYIACVEQCEKTGCVGDVCFQHCNLTSDTKTINEPWYLQEPLYIKWKKWDCLSGCRYQCMLVREEERKKAGDKPVKYHGKWPLNRAFGIEEPVAVALSAFNLAVQFHGWVSFFILINYKLPLRSNMQTYYEYIGLWHIYGALSMNFLFWSAVYHSRDVEITEKLDYSSAAAVLGFSLIAALLRAFNATREATRVMISAPLIAFVTTHILYLNCYNLDYGLNMKVCVTMAVTQLLIWVIWAGVSNHPSRWKIWLVTVGEGLIIFFQIYDFPPFWGFLDADAISHAIAIPVSYIWWSFIHDDSEHRTTALLKKAK; encoded by the exons ATGGCAATACGTCGTCGTTTACCGCTGTTATTTGTCGCATTATTATGTTTTGTTACACATATCACCGCTAGTGATGGCGATTCTGATCCGATTTACAT AGCTTGTGTTGAGCAATGCGAGAAGACAGGATGTGTGGGGGATGTATGCTTCCAACATTGCAATTTGACATCTGATACGAAAACTATCAACGAACCATGGTATCTACAAGAGCCACTATATATAAAATGGAAAAAATGGGACTGTCTTAGTGGCTGCAGATATCAATGTATGCTTGTTAGGGAAGAAGAAAGGAAAAAAGCTGGAGATAAGCCTGTTAAGTATCATGGAAAATGGCCACTTAATCGTGCGTTTGGGATCGAG GAACCTGTTGCAGTGGCTCTCTCTGCTTTTAATCTTGCTGTGCAGTTTCATGGATGGGTATCCTTTTTCATCCTTATAAATTACAAGTTGCCTTTAAGGTCAAATATGCAAACATACTATGAATACATTGGGTTGTGGCATATCTATGGGGCCTTATCGATGAACTTTTTATTTTGGAGTGCTGTGTATCACAGCAG GGATGTGGAAATAACAGAAAAACTAGATTATTCATCTGCTGCAGCTGTGCTTGGATTCTCTCTCATAGCAGCTTTGTTGCGAGCTTTTAATGCTACACGTGAGGCTACTCGGGTGATGATTTCAGCTCCATTGATTGCTTTCGTGACAACCCATATCTTGTATTTGAACTGCTATAATCTTGATTACG GTTTAAATATGAAGGTTTGTGTTACAATGGCAGTAACACAGTTACTTATTTGGGTAATTTGGGCTGGTGTTTCTAACCACCCGTCTCGCTGGAAAATTTGGTTAGTGACAGTTGGAGAAGGTCTAATTATATTCTTTCAAATTTACGACTTTCCACCCTTTTGGGGTTTTTTGGATGCCGATGCTATTTCGCATGCTATCGCAATACCCGTATCCTATATCTGGTGGAGTTTCATTCATGATGACAGTGAACATAGAACAACCGCACTCCTCAAAAAAGCAAAGTAG